A segment of the Collimonas fungivorans genome:
CGAACAGGGCGCCGACGCCGACCACGACTTTGGCGTTGAGCGCCTGGCGGTTAACCAGGATCCACTCTTCCTGCATCGGATTGCCCAGCGCCACCAGCACCACTTCCGCCTCCGAGCGATTGATCAAGGCCACCAGGCCGGCGCGCTGCTCTTGCAAGCCGCGATAGCCGTCGCAGCTGCCGACCACGATCTGCTTCAACGGGCCGCCCACATGCGCCACCGCCTTGTCCAGGATTTCCGGCCGGCCGCCCAGCATGAACACACGCTTGGGCGCACCCGTTCCGCACAGCAGCTGCGGGACGAAATCGGTGCCGTTCAGGTTTTCCTTGAACGCTCCGCGGCCGAACAGGAAAGCCGCGATATCCATGCCGACGCCGTCATTGACGATCGTCACCGAGGCATTCCGCATTTTTTCCAGCAGATGGTTGCAGCGGACGATGAAATTCGTATTGGCGAAAAACAGCGTTATTTTTTTGTTGACCCACATCGCATGCTGCAAGTACCTGGCCAGCACGGAGGCGGTAGTCTTGACCACCGGGAAACCGGCGATCGGGATTGTCTTCTTTGTGTTCATGAAAAAACTCTCCTAAACGGCGTCTCCCGAAAAACAAGACACCTGAACCCATCACGCTGCCGTCGCACTTTCCATCTATCGTGCGCGGCCCAGCCGCATGGCCGACAGCAATAATCCATGCCACGAAGCGTTGACCGACCTGATATGCCAGCCGATGACAACCACCATGAATGGATACAACAAGCAGGCGATAAGGACACCGCCCGCGACCAAGGTCACATTGCTGATTCCCGGCGGCACCAGCAACAGGTATGCCGCCAGTCCAAGGACCAGGAAGGTGCTTCCCACCAGCGGCGGCGCCAGCGCGTACCACACCTGGCGCGCGTTGAGGCCGAGCTCGCGGTTGAGCCGGATTTGAGACAGGGGAAAAACCAGCAGGTAGGCGCCGCAGAACGACAAGCTCATGCCGAACAGGCCGAAGCGGTAGCAGCTTACGGCCAGCACGGTCGCCAGCGTCAATTGGGTGATGCCGAACAGTACCGGCAGGCGGTTCTTTCCTATGGCGAAAAACAGGTAGTCGTTCAGGTGCACGATGGATGACAGCAGGTACAGCAGCGCCAATACGCTGACCACGGGCGCGGCAGGCAGCCATTTGGCGCCGAACACCGCCGCCACCAGCGGCTCAGCCAGCACGGCCTGGAAACACAACAAGGGAGCGACGCAGAACAGCGTGATGCCGAAGATCTTCAGGTACCCGCGCCCCAATGCCGCCATATCCGCGCCGGCGTCGGAAAATACCGGCAGCGCCACTTTCTGCATGGAGCTGGCGATCACGAGGTACACCGCCGAAGTCACGCGTTTCCCCAGGTTATACAAGCCGGTGGCGTATGGCCCGAGGAAGATGCTTACCAGCAGCGAATCGCCATTGGTATTGGCAAACTGCAGGATGCCGGTCAGTCCGACCTGGCGGATGTCGTTCCAGTATTTCACGTTCAATGCGCGGTCAAACACGATGCGTGGCAGCCAGCGGCTTTGCGCCACCACCAGCACCAGCGCCAGCCCGGATGCGGCAACCTGCTGCACCACCAGCGACATGGCGCCCCGGCCGCTGGCGGCAAGCGTTATGCCGACCACGCCGCCGGTCAGCACCGAGCCGATCGAACGGATCGCCAGCTGGCGGAACATCATGTTGCGCACCAGCCTGGCCTCGTAGGCGCGCATCAAGCCAAAGAACAGCACCGAAAGGCTCATGCCCTGCAATACCGCTTTCAGCTCCGGCGCCCGGTACAGGGAGGAAACCAGGCCTGCAGAAAAAAACATCAGGGCGGCGAGCAACAGGCCCGCCAGGGTGCAGCATGTAAATACCCAGGAGTAGAACCTGTCGTCGGGCAGGCCGGCACCGCTGGCACGAATCACCGGCATCGCAATCGCGTCAAACACCACCAGCCGGGTGAACAGGATAAACAAATGGGCGACGGTCAGCAAACCGAATGCGTCCGGCGCCAGGAAGCGCGCCAGCACTGCAAAAATCACGAATGAAATGACTTGCTGGGCGAGATTGTCCACGATCGACCAGATCGATCCGGACGCCAGGCCGCCGCCTGCGCTTTTCTGCTTCATCACATTCCTAATCTCAGATCGGGCATGGTGCTCTCCATTGCTTGCTAGCCGCGCCAGCCGCGCACGCGCGCCAGCACGCTCAGGTACTTGAAACGCGCCTTGAGGAAATCGCCGCTGGCCAGCGCCAGCAAGATGCCGCCGCAAGTCCTCAGGCAGGTAGTCGGGAAATACCAGAACGGATACTCGTTGATCCGCATCACGCGGCCGATTCCGGTTTCATACTTTTTCTGGCGGCGGCAGGCGCTGGCGTCGAAATCCGTGGTCTTCACCGGATGATGCAAGGTCATGTCGACCAGGAATTTCAACTTGAATCCATGGCGCAGGCTGCGCAACAGATAGTCGGTGCCTTCCGCGGCGCCCCACACCGTGCCGGCGCCGACCCCCAGCGATTCGTCGAAACCGCCGACCGTGTTGACCACGCGCCGGCGCAGGAAAATGCTGAATTCGATCGCACCGCGCCAAACGTTATAGCGATTCAACAGCATGCTGCTCTCCAGCCAGCGCCCCTCGACATTGCCGTCGCCGTCGGTGAAACGGCCGGTAATTCCATCCAGTTCCGGATGGCTGGCCAGCACCGTGACCACCTGTTCCAGCAAACCGTCCGGATACCAGCAATCGTCGTCGGGGAAAGCGATTACGTCGCCGTCGGCCAGGGCCAGGCCGGCATTGCGCGCGCGCGAGGCGCCAAGCGCGGCCGAACGCACATGCCGCAGCGGAAATTTCCGGCGATAGCGGTCCAGCAGCGACACCAGCCTGTCGTCGCCGTTCTGGTCGACCACGATCAGCTCAAAATTGCGGTAGTCTTGCGCGTCCAGCGATTCCAGGAAGCGGATAACTTCGTCAACCCGCCCTACCGTAGCCAGCACCAGCGAAAATTTCATTTGCATTCCTTTTCAATCGAGTCCCGATTACTACTACATGCCCTTTTTCAGGATGGTCATTTGCGGCCGTTCGCCGTTGTCATCGGGCTGCAAGCTGAACGGATAAGTCCCCAGCCACTGCCCGGCTGCCCAATAAGTCCAGCCGCCCCAAGCCGGATTGCCCTTGATGGAGTCCATCATTGCCGTCAAGGCGGCCAGGCACTGCGGGTTGGCCGGCACGCCGAATTCACCAAGAAACAGGCGGCGCCTGGTCGAAGTGGCCCACAGGGCGACGTTGGACATGATTGCGCTCAAACGGGCCGGCTCCACGCAATCGTTGCCGGTGCCGGAAAAATTGGCGTCGGCGTACTGATGCACTTCGATCATGTAGTTGTCGGCAGGATCATGGAAGAAACGAAAAGCGTCGGCATTCGAAACCGCGCCGTCTTTTGCGTACCAGGAATGGGCGCCGCTCCAGCCGCCGCCGGGAACCAGGATCAGGTGCCGCGAGCCCTTCCTGCGCAAGGCATTCAATGTCTCTTGCGCGGTTGCCGCCCACTCCGCAGTCGGCAGCTTGGCCGGTTCGTTCATCAAGCCGAAGGCGACGTTCGCCGGATCCTTGAAATTGGCCAGCAGACGCTGCCAGAGGTCAGTCAGAGCCGCGCGCGGCACCCCGGACGAACCGATCGGCTGGCCGCGGTATTGGCCATAATTGTGCACATCGAGGATCATGCACATGCCGATCGAACTGGCGGCCGCAACGCTATCCTTGATACGCTGCAGTTCGGCCTGGTCCAGTTCGCCGAACAGCTTCGGCTGCACTCTTTCCCATAGAAACGGCAGGCGGAAGGTGTTCATGCCCATGGATTGGAACAGGCGCATTTCATCCAGGTCCGGATACACATAGTCGGTAAATACCTTGCCGGGCAGTTTTTCCGCAGCGAATTCGGCGCCGCTCAGGTTGACGCCGGCCATCGGCTTGCCGTCCAGGCAAGCGGCGAACGACGCCTGGCCAAACAAGGCGCATGCCAGGGTCAATGCGGAGAGCAGAAATTTGATCATCAGGTATCACCTCCTAAGGGCATAGACCGGGAGCCAGCCGTCATCGGAAACGCGGCAAGGAATTTCCGCTTGAACACGCCGCCAGCGGATTTGATCAGGCGGGCTCCGGGTTTCTCGACCAGTTGGTAGTTGAGCCATGAAAACAGGAGGACAAGAACGGCAACAGGCAGCAGGATGAACATCGGGAATGGCTCGGGATGGATTTTCCGTAACAGATAAATAATCGGCATATGCAGCAGATAGATGGAGAAACTCCATTCACCGCATAAAACCATGCCCTTGTTTGCGAAAAAAACATTGCCGACGGCAGATGGAAAGGACAGGCCAAATACCAGGAAGGCGCCGAAAACAGCGGTGAGGATGCTGCTGTAGAACTCCTGGTTGCCGGCGAATGGCAGCACCAGCCAGCCAGCGGCAATCGATACCAGCGCGGCGACCGAAACCGTGTGCAGGACGGCGAACCATTTCCGGTTCTGGTCCTGGCTGTCGACATGTGAGCGTATGACGCCGGCGATCATGCCGAACAGGAAATAATGCAATTTCGAGCCGATGAAGGTGCCCGGGAAAATATCGCGGTAGGACAGCAGAATCAGGCTGGCGAGCGCCAGAAACAACAGCCCGGCGACATCGGAACGACCCAGGAAGCGGCCGCCGGCAGCCCAGGCCAGCAGGAACAGGAAGTAGAATTCGACTTCAGGCGTGATGCTCCAGAATACCGACACATTGCCCGAGAAAAAAACATGGCGCAGGATATTTTTCCCCGATATCCCATAGACAAAATTCGGATCGAGATTGACGTAGATGAAATAGGACAACAGGAGAATCACGAGATAGGCAGGTGCGATCCTGGAAAAACGGGAAAACGCATAGTCGGCCACGTTGATTGTCGTAAACCGCTTCCCGAGATACAGATAAGCCATCAGAAAGCCGCTCAAGGAAAAGAAGATCGCCACGCCGACTTCACCGAAAAGATGGTTTTTCCAAGGCAGGGCAAACCAGTCCAGCGCGTGGCCGTACACCACCAGCAGCGCCGCCAGCCCGCGCAAGCCCGTGATTGCATCAATTTTTTCTCTATCCATGGAAACCACCAGATGCCTTGGGCCGCCGCCTCAACGCACCAGCTCCTTGTATACGTCGATATATTTTTCCGCGATGCGCCGCCAGTCGTAACGCTCCACGAATTGCTGCATCTGGATTCGCCGTTGCGCGTAATCCGCTTCCATCTCCTGATGCAGCA
Coding sequences within it:
- a CDS encoding lipopolysaccharide biosynthesis protein, whose protein sequence is MKQKSAGGGLASGSIWSIVDNLAQQVISFVIFAVLARFLAPDAFGLLTVAHLFILFTRLVVFDAIAMPVIRASGAGLPDDRFYSWVFTCCTLAGLLLAALMFFSAGLVSSLYRAPELKAVLQGMSLSVLFFGLMRAYEARLVRNMMFRQLAIRSIGSVLTGGVVGITLAASGRGAMSLVVQQVAASGLALVLVVAQSRWLPRIVFDRALNVKYWNDIRQVGLTGILQFANTNGDSLLVSIFLGPYATGLYNLGKRVTSAVYLVIASSMQKVALPVFSDAGADMAALGRGYLKIFGITLFCVAPLLCFQAVLAEPLVAAVFGAKWLPAAPVVSVLALLYLLSSIVHLNDYLFFAIGKNRLPVLFGITQLTLATVLAVSCYRFGLFGMSLSFCGAYLLVFPLSQIRLNRELGLNARQVWYALAPPLVGSTFLVLGLAAYLLLVPPGISNVTLVAGGVLIACLLYPFMVVVIGWHIRSVNASWHGLLLSAMRLGRAR
- a CDS encoding acyltransferase family protein; its protein translation is MDREKIDAITGLRGLAALLVVYGHALDWFALPWKNHLFGEVGVAIFFSLSGFLMAYLYLGKRFTTINVADYAFSRFSRIAPAYLVILLLSYFIYVNLDPNFVYGISGKNILRHVFFSGNVSVFWSITPEVEFYFLFLLAWAAGGRFLGRSDVAGLLFLALASLILLSYRDIFPGTFIGSKLHYFLFGMIAGVIRSHVDSQDQNRKWFAVLHTVSVAALVSIAAGWLVLPFAGNQEFYSSILTAVFGAFLVFGLSFPSAVGNVFFANKGMVLCGEWSFSIYLLHMPIIYLLRKIHPEPFPMFILLPVAVLVLLFSWLNYQLVEKPGARLIKSAGGVFKRKFLAAFPMTAGSRSMPLGGDT
- a CDS encoding glycoside hydrolase family 5 protein, translating into MIKFLLSALTLACALFGQASFAACLDGKPMAGVNLSGAEFAAEKLPGKVFTDYVYPDLDEMRLFQSMGMNTFRLPFLWERVQPKLFGELDQAELQRIKDSVAAASSIGMCMILDVHNYGQYRGQPIGSSGVPRAALTDLWQRLLANFKDPANVAFGLMNEPAKLPTAEWAATAQETLNALRRKGSRHLILVPGGGWSGAHSWYAKDGAVSNADAFRFFHDPADNYMIEVHQYADANFSGTGNDCVEPARLSAIMSNVALWATSTRRRLFLGEFGVPANPQCLAALTAMMDSIKGNPAWGGWTYWAAGQWLGTYPFSLQPDDNGERPQMTILKKGM
- a CDS encoding glycosyltransferase family 2 protein, whose translation is MKFSLVLATVGRVDEVIRFLESLDAQDYRNFELIVVDQNGDDRLVSLLDRYRRKFPLRHVRSAALGASRARNAGLALADGDVIAFPDDDCWYPDGLLEQVVTVLASHPELDGITGRFTDGDGNVEGRWLESSMLLNRYNVWRGAIEFSIFLRRRVVNTVGGFDESLGVGAGTVWGAAEGTDYLLRSLRHGFKLKFLVDMTLHHPVKTTDFDASACRRQKKYETGIGRVMRINEYPFWYFPTTCLRTCGGILLALASGDFLKARFKYLSVLARVRGWRG
- a CDS encoding WecB/TagA/CpsF family glycosyltransferase, producing MNTKKTIPIAGFPVVKTTASVLARYLQHAMWVNKKITLFFANTNFIVRCNHLLEKMRNASVTIVNDGVGMDIAAFLFGRGAFKENLNGTDFVPQLLCGTGAPKRVFMLGGRPEILDKAVAHVGGPLKQIVVGSCDGYRGLQEQRAGLVALINRSEAEVVLVALGNPMQEEWILVNRQALNAKVVVGVGALFDFWGGYKPRAPQLVQRLRLEWLYRLCLEPRRLLRRYTFDILMFLLLCRKKSGN